From the genome of Candidatus Thermoplasmatota archaeon:
CGCGCGCGTGCATCCAGGCGCGCGTGGTGAGCGCGGCAAGCGCCGGCATCGTGAGGCCGTAGCGCCGCTCGGAGGGGTGGATCATGGCGGCAAGGACGGCGGACGCTCTTGGCGTGGGAAGCGTGGTCATCTTCTCCGCGCCGACGACGAGCGCCGTTTGCGCCTGGCCCGCCGCGATCGCGTGGCAGGCCGCTTCCACGGCGGAAAGGCCGGAGGAGGGAGCCGTCTCGACGCGCGTGGCGGCCACGCCGGCAAGGCCAAGCTCCGTGGCGACGGCCACGGCCGCGTTGGCGACGCCGGCAAACGCCTCGGGCGCTTGGGCGGACACGTAGACCCGGTCCACGGCTTGGACGCCCGCATCGTCCAACGCCTCCCGACCGGCCGCGCGGGCAAGGTCGAGGAAGCCCTCGCGCAGGCGGCCAAAGCGCGTGTGCCCGCAGCCCGCGATCCGCACGTTCACGCGAGGATCCTCCCGTCCTGCATGGGCAGCGTGCGCCCCGCCCACGCGGCAAGCGAGGCGTCGTGGGTGGCCACGAGCATGGCGAAGCGGCGCTCGCGCCAGACGTGGTCGATGGCCTCCCGCACGAGCGCGGCCGCTTCCGCGTCGAGCTCGCCCGTGGGCTCGTCGGCCAGAAGAAGCGCGGGCCGGTTCACGAGCGCGCGCGCCACGGCCACGCGCTGCTGCTCGCCGCCGGAGAGCTCGCCCGGGCGGTGGTGCGCCCGGTCGGCAAGCCCCACGTGCGAGAGGAGCTCGTCGGCGCGGGCGGCCGCCGAGGGCGCGGCGAGGCCCGCTTCGAGCGCCGGCAGCGCCACGTTCTCGCGGGCGGTGAGCGCGGGGTGGAGGTGGAAGCGCTGGAAGACGAGGCCGACGCCGTGCAGCCGCCGGCGATCGCGCTCGTCGCGCGGCAGACCCGTCGCGGGCTTGCCGTCGAGGAGAACCTCGCCCGCGGAGGGGACGAGAAGGAGACCCGCCACGGCCAGCAGCGTGGACTTTCCGCAGCCCGAGGGGCCCGCAAGCGCCGCGCGCTCGCCGGGTTCGAGCGTCATGGCAACGCCGCGCAGGGCCTCCACGGGGCGCCTGCCGCCCACGGGCGGGAAGCGGTGGTGGACGTCCCGAAGCGCAAGCGCGGGCATGCGCAGCGGAAACCTCAAACGAACGGAAAGCTCCTTCGCAACGTGCCGCCGGCGATCGACGCGCGAGGCCTGGGCAAGCGCTTTGGCGCCCGCACGGCCCTGCGGGACGTGGACCTCCTTGTCCAAGAGGGAGAGACGGTCGCGCTGCTTGGGCAAAACGGCTCCGGGAAGACGACGGTCCTTCGCATTCTCGCCGCCGCCACGCCGGCCACGCACGGCGCGGCGCTCGTGGCGGGCTTCGACGTCGCGCGCGAGCCCCGCCGCGTTCGCGAGCGCGTGGGATTCGTGCCGCAGGAGGCGGCCTTGCACGACGAGCTCTCGGCCCGCGAGTCGCTCGTTCTCGCCGGGCGCCTGCACGGGCTTTCTTCGGAGGCGGCCTTCGGTCGCGCTGCCGAGATCCTTGGCAGCATCGGGCTCGCGCCGCGCGCCGATTCGGCCGCCGGCGAGCTCTCGGGCGGCATGCGCGCGCGGCTCAACGTCGGCCTTGCGCTCGTGCACGACCCCCCCGTTCTATTGCTCGACGAGCCCACGACAGGGCTTGACCCCGGCGCGGGACGCGAGTTCCGCGCGCTCCTCGAGCGGCTGCGGAGCCGGCGCCGGACCGTGCTCCTGTCGACGCACGACCTTGCCATGGCTTCGGAGCTTTGCGGCCGCTTCGTCGTGCTCGTCGACGGCCGCGTGGCGTCCGACGGCGCCTGGGAGCAGGTGCAGCCGGCGCTTGCGGAGGCGTACCGGGGAGGCCTCGTCGCGTGACCGGAGCGCTTGCGGCCGCGCGGATCGTCTTGGCCAAGGACGCCCGCGTGCTGCTGCGCCGCCGCGGGCTCCTGGCCATGCTGCTCCTGTACCCGATGCTTGCGGGCGGCATCCTCGGCTTCGCCTTCGTCGCCCAGGACGTCCGGGTTCCCGTGGCCCTCGTCGTGCAGGACGAGGACGGCGTGCACCTGGTCGTGGACGGCGAGGCCATCTCGATCGAATCGCTTCGCGACGCGCTCGCGCAGGCCGCCGACGTTCGATCGGTGCGGACGCTCGACGAGGGCGTGGCCCTCCTCTCGCGCGGCGAGGTCGACGCGGTGCTCGTGATTCCCCCGCACTTTCTTCAGGACGTGCGGAGCCTCGTCCGCACGACGAACGTGACGATCGTGCTCGACCGTTCGGACCCCGTCCGCGCGCAGGTCGCCGACTCCCTGCTGCGGGGCGTCGCTCAAGAGTTCATCGAGCGGTTCGTGCGCCTCAAGATGACGACGGTCCTGTCGAACCTGCGGTTGGCCTTGGAAGGCGGCCCGGCGCTGCCCGGCGTGGGCGACCTGCGGGGGTTCCGACAAGTCGTCGTGGACCTCGAGACCCTTCGTCACGAGGCGAATCTCACCCCCGATCAGGCGAGGCTTCTGGACGCCGACCTCGCCTTCCTCCGGCTGGCCGTGGGCGTGTTGGAGGACTCGTCAACCTACCTTCGCGCCACCGCGCTTCCGGTGGAGGTGCAGGAACGAGGCGTGCTTTCCGGCCGCCTGTCGCCCGCGCAGATCCTCGCGCCCATCACGGTCGCTCTCTCCGTGTTCTGGACCGCCACCCTGGCCGGAGCCGCCGTCGTCGGGCTCGAGCATCCTCGAGGGCTCTTGCCGCGTCTGCTCGCGTATCCCGTTCCCGTGGCCGGCGTGGCGGCCGGCAAGGCCGGTCTTGCGCTTGCGATCGTGGGCGGTGAGACGATCCTTCTCCTGGTCGCCGGCGCCGCGTTGACTTCGCTCCCCACGGCCGGGCTTCCGCTCGCGGTGGCCGCGATCCTCGCCGCCGGCGCGGCCCTGGCGGGCGTGGGCGCGCTTCTGGGCTCGCTCGCGCGCGGGCTCTCGGATGCGGTGCTCGTGGCCGCCTTCCTCGCCTTCCCGATGTTCCTTGTCTCCGGCGTGCTGTTCCCCGTGGCCTTCATGCCGGGTCCGGTCGCGTCCGTCGCGGCGGCGCTTCCCGGCGCCGTCGCGCTCGAAGCCACGCGGGCGGCGTTGTTGCGAGGGGTGGACCTCGCGACGCTTGCACCGGCCCTCGCCTACCTTCTTGCGGTGGCCGTCGGAACGTGGGCGGCAACGTCGGCCGCGCTGCGTTGGAGGGCGAGGGCGTGAGCGCGTGGCGCCTGCTCGCTCGGGCGGAGTGGACGCAGCATCGCGGCCGCTATGGGGCGCTCGTCGTGGTCCTGGGATCGGGTGTCGCCGGGCTCTTCCTCGTGCTTGCGCTCCTGTCCGGTCTCGAGGCCGCCGTGGCCGACGAGCTTTCCGCCACCGTCGCCGGGGACGGGCGGATCGCACGC
Proteins encoded in this window:
- a CDS encoding ABC transporter permease; the protein is MTGALAAARIVLAKDARVLLRRRGLLAMLLLYPMLAGGILGFAFVAQDVRVPVALVVQDEDGVHLVVDGEAISIESLRDALAQAADVRSVRTLDEGVALLSRGEVDAVLVIPPHFLQDVRSLVRTTNVTIVLDRSDPVRAQVADSLLRGVAQEFIERFVRLKMTTVLSNLRLALEGGPALPGVGDLRGFRQVVVDLETLRHEANLTPDQARLLDADLAFLRLAVGVLEDSSTYLRATALPVEVQERGVLSGRLSPAQILAPITVALSVFWTATLAGAAVVGLEHPRGLLPRLLAYPVPVAGVAAGKAGLALAIVGGETILLLVAGAALTSLPTAGLPLAVAAILAAGAALAGVGALLGSLARGLSDAVLVAAFLAFPMFLVSGVLFPVAFMPGPVASVAAALPGAVALEATRAALLRGVDLATLAPALAYLLAVAVGTWAATSAALRWRARA
- a CDS encoding ABC transporter ATP-binding protein, which codes for MPPAIDARGLGKRFGARTALRDVDLLVQEGETVALLGQNGSGKTTVLRILAAATPATHGAALVAGFDVAREPRRVRERVGFVPQEAALHDELSARESLVLAGRLHGLSSEAAFGRAAEILGSIGLAPRADSAAGELSGGMRARLNVGLALVHDPPVLLLDEPTTGLDPGAGREFRALLERLRSRRRTVLLSTHDLAMASELCGRFVVLVDGRVASDGAWEQVQPALAEAYRGGLVA
- a CDS encoding ABC transporter ATP-binding protein is translated as MPALALRDVHHRFPPVGGRRPVEALRGVAMTLEPGERAALAGPSGCGKSTLLAVAGLLLVPSAGEVLLDGKPATGLPRDERDRRRLHGVGLVFQRFHLHPALTARENVALPALEAGLAAPSAAARADELLSHVGLADRAHHRPGELSGGEQQRVAVARALVNRPALLLADEPTGELDAEAAALVREAIDHVWRERRFAMLVATHDASLAAWAGRTLPMQDGRILA